A genomic segment from Hippoglossus stenolepis isolate QCI-W04-F060 chromosome 3, HSTE1.2, whole genome shotgun sequence encodes:
- the LOC118105503 gene encoding nuclear factor of activated T-cells, cytoplasmic 2, translating into MSLGPTESLGRDISQEELDFNDLFMYNPPGEDFPVGCDKDDPVILFQDDKQPPLLVVDHHTAYVSSSNQPASSHNSSSHSPTRENLSGALFDSLGLVSRPENIPAPSPRIEITPSGDSLSSQTLQPSPGSKVLGAYRECVSPASSNSSTGWPVETYSPAASPCVSPSNRGGCSVGFTALDLCPGLQGIHTSSAHSSPGASPRNSIPDETFLLPQHQRAAAPLLQQRSHSASPHGKRAYEQAHSCQGGTPVKQRSRSPSPIPSPLEQQGSHYLHQAQAEFQTQVQVLGEEWSSSLSRAVPSVVVQSAHGQAQRQDCVYGEVYDWAIEQERIGRSGAVVKPDMVYMVPAVWPPSHPVQHGKFSGLSVTPLPQLDRQLPNQSGQYELLIRQQPKSHHRAHYETEGSRGAVKTPKGGHPEIQLCGYEGSAPLGLQVFIGTADERLLKPHAFYQVHRVTGKTVTTPSMERMISGTKVLEIPLEPKNHMRVVIDCVGILKLRNADIELRNGETDIGRKNTRVRLVFQVHVPQSGGRLVSLQVASEPIECSQRAQELPAVERQDLDRCSVLGGQQMVLTGQNFTPDSKVIFSEKTQEGQQIWEMEATVDKDKTQANMLFVEVPPYRDRTICHPAKVNFYVVNGKKNASQPQHFIYTPVIAVKAEPLDDYRLNSCGYSVPGLSVKPLYHHLEQDSHLQALNVSPTLYHLTNMDPRACVLTPDPLDDQSAYYQSRAGPLINTPMLYHTVNQHYSSCDTTLLNDSPMASYSASPRSQCVSARTPVGKLFDSPPVSDSCLMSRQQTMLPLGKSPPSRFIHGQAHGRAGCRVEPGGGNHEKWAPEKVTVKQENLSYAYLEDVNDIIRRDLKGHNGE; encoded by the exons ATGAGTTTGGGTCCCACTGAGAGTCTGGGTCGAGACATTAgtcaggaggagctggacttCAATGACCTGTTCATGTATAATCCACCTGGAGAGGATTTCCCTGTCGGCTGTGACAAAG ATGATCCAGTTATCCTCTTTCAGGATGACAAGCAGCCTCCTCTGCTGGTGGTCGACCATCACACTGCGTACGTCTCCAGCTCCAACCAGCCAGCCTCCAGCCACAACTCCTCCTCTCACAGCCCCACCAGGGAGAACCTGTCAGGGGCTCTGTTTGACTCTTTGGGCCTGGTATCGAGACCAGAGAACATACCAGCTCCCAGCCCCAGGATTGAGATCACTCCCTCAGGCGACTCCCTCAGCTCGCAGACCCTGCAGCCCAGCCCTGGCTCCAAAGTCCTGGGAGCCTACAGGGAGTGTGTGAGCCCTGCCAGCAGCAACTCCTCCACAGGATGGCCAGTAGAGACCTACTCTCCTGCAGCGTCACCATGTGTCTCTCCTTCCAATAGAGGTGGCTGTAGCGTAGGGTTTACCGCCTTAGACCTCTGCCCGGGCCTCCAGGGCATCCACACCTCCTCTGCCCACTCCTCTCCTGGAGCCTCGCCACGCAACAGCATCCCAGATGAGACCTTTCTCCTGCCACAACACCAACGTGCTGCTGCACCACTTCTTCAGCAGCGCTCCCATTCTGCCTCGCCACATGGAAAGCGAGCCTATGAGCAGGCCCACTCCTGTCAGGGTGGCACCCCTGTCAAACAGCGCTCCAGGAGCCCAAGCCCCATCCCCTCTCCGCTTGAGCAGCAGGGGTCCCACTATCTTCACCAGGCCCAAGCTGAGTTTCAGACCCAGGTTCAGGTTCTCGGGGAGGAATGGAGCTCCAGTCTGTCCAGAGCAGTGCCCTCCGTCGTGGTGCAAAGTGCACATGGGCAGGCCCAGAGGCAGGACTGCGTGTATGGAGAGGTTTATGACTGGGCCATTGAGCAGGAGAGGATTGGTAGGTCTGGAGCCGTGGTCAAGCCTGACATGGTCTACATGGTCCCAGCTGTGTGGCCCCCCTCTCATCCAGTCCAACACGGAAAATTCAG tggtCTCTCTGTGACCCCACTTCCTCAACTAGACAGGCAATTACCCAATCAGTCTGGTCAGTATGAGCTGCTGATCCGGCAGCAGCCCAAATCTCACCACAGAGCTCACTACGAGACTGAGGGAAGCCGCGGCGCCGTAAAAACACCCAAAGGAGGGCACCCAGAAATTCAG CTCTGTGGGTATGAAGGCTCGGCTCCACTGGGGCTGCAGGTCTTCATAGGCACAGCCGACGAGAGGCTCCTGAAACCCCACGCCTTCTACCAGGTGCACCGCGTCACGGGCAAAACCGTCACCACGCCCAGTATGGAGAGGATGATCAGCGGGACCAAAGTGTTGGAGATCCCCCTGGAGCCGAAGAACCATATGAGAGTGGT GATCGACTGTGTCGGGATCCTGAAGCTGAGAAACGCCGACATTGAACTGAGGAACGGTGAGACGGACATCGGACGAAAGAACACGCGTGTGCGTTTGGTGTTTCAGGTCCACGTTCCCCAGTCTGGAGGCCGGCTCGTGTCTCTTCAAGTTGCCTCTGAGCCTATTGAATGCT CCCAGCGAGCTCAGGAGCTCCCTGCAGTCGAGAGGCAGGACCTGGACCGATGCTCGGTGCTCGGGGGTCAACAAATGGTCCTCACTGGACAAAATTTCACACCTGACTCCAAGGTGATATTCTCTGAGAAGACACAAG AGGGGCAGCAAATCTGGGAGATGGAGGCCACGgttgacaaagacaaaacacaagct AACATGCTGTTCGTTGAGGTCCCGCCGTATCGAGACCGAACCATTTGCCACCCGGCCAAAGTCAACTTTTACGTCGTCAATGGGAAGAAGAATGCCAGTCAGCCTCAGCACTTCATCTACACTCCCGTCATAG CCGTTAAAGCAGAGCCACTAGATGACTATCGGTTGAATTCATGTGGCTACTCAGTCCCTGGCCTGTCGGTGAAGCCACTCTACCATCACCTGGAGCAGGACAGCCACCTTCAAGCCTTGAATGTTTCTCCAACACTTTACCATCTGACCAATATGGACCCCAGAGCCTGCGTGTTAACACCTGATCCCCTGGATGACCAATCAGCCTATTACCAGTCCAGAGCCGGCCCTTTGATCAACACTCCCATGCTGTACCACACTGTCAACCAACACTACAGCAGCTGTGATACAACCCTTCTTAATGATTCCCCAATGGCATCCTACTCTGCCTCCCCCCGCAGCCAGTGCGTCAGTGCCAGGACCCCTGTGGGCAAACTGTTCGACAGTCCTCCGGTTAGTGATTCCTGTTTGATGTCAAGACAGCAGACGATGCTGCCACTCGGGAAGTCGCCGCCTTCAAGATTCATCCACGGTCAAGCTCATGGGAGGGCTGGGTGCAGGGTGGAGCCAGGTGGAGGTAACCATGAGAAGTGGGCTCCCGAGAAGGTCACAGTCAAACAAGAGAACCTCAGCTATGCCTACCTGGAGGATG tgaatgacatcatcagaagGGACCTGAAAGGCCACAATGGAGAGTGA
- the manbal gene encoding protein MANBAL, which produces MSADLDLSPPEVPEPTFLESLLRYGLFLGAIFQFICILAIFLPISKGHEQDEHESTDSKAAEQIKKPKGGAPQIRQKPKKESKKKR; this is translated from the exons ATGTCTGCAGACCTGGACCTGTCCCCTCCAGAGGTCCCTGAGCCCACCTTCCTCGAGAGCTTGCTGCGCTACGGCCTGTTTCTGGGCGCCATCTTCCAGTTTATCTGCATCCTGGCTATTTTCCTCCCCATATCCAAGGGGCATGAACAG GATGAGCACGAGTCCACGGACAGTAAAGCTGCTGAACAGATAAAGAAACCTAAAGGAGGAGCTCCTCAGATTCGACAGAAACCAAAGAAAGAGAGCAAGAAGAAGCGATag